One window of Triticum dicoccoides isolate Atlit2015 ecotype Zavitan chromosome 5A, WEW_v2.0, whole genome shotgun sequence genomic DNA carries:
- the LOC119300281 gene encoding protein ALP1-like, which translates to MRTAAGGLRRREWHQEATHAHRGEPGHGRSSPPGPVGGGGEGFSDERRKCTRELLHGERYFKVTVSTSGSTTPSIEMDRKIKMLIYAAAAQWFINMITLVVQSRKRKRREAIKYAPIDERDRMRRDYFDNKIWKNDKTCVNMLRLRREPFFRFCQLFRDRNLLNDTIHLTVEQQLAMFLHTVGHNIRNRVIAANFGRSGEVVSRYFKRVLHAIGELRDDLIRKPSLETQTKIEGNYRWDPYFKDCIGAIDGTHVRASVTPDMEAAFHGRKTYATQNVMAAVDLDLRFTYVLAGWEGTAHDALVLRDALERENGLRVPQGKFYLVDAGYGAKPGFLPPFRGVRYHLNEWGNNPVQNEKELFNLRHSSLRVTVERAFGSLKRRFKILDDATPFFLFPTQVDIVVACCIIHNWVINDGIDEYIIPEDEWVPNITHASSSSGQAHEHAYMASFRQGHADQMWEDRQNHLQGQNM; encoded by the exons ATGAGGACGGCGGCTGGGGGCTTGAGGAGGCGCGAGTGGCACCAGGAGGCCACCCATGCCCACCGTGGGGAGCCTGGCCATGGAAGGAGCTCGCCACCAGGGCCTGtaggtggaggtggagaaggattcTCCgacgagcggcgcaagtgcacacgGGAGCTTCTCCACGGCGAGC GATATTTCAAGGTCACCGTGAGCACTTCTGGTAGCACAACTCCTTCAATTGAG atggacagaaaaataaagatgttaATTTATGCGGCTGCGGCACAATGGTTTATCAACATGATAACATTGGTTGTTCaatccagaaaaagaaaaagaagagaagcAATTAAGTATGCCCCAATTGATGAGAGAGATAGGATGAGAAGAGACTATTTTGACAACAAAATATGGAAGAATGACAAAACTTGTGTGAACATGCTTAGGCTTCGGAGAGAACCTTTCTTTAGGTTTTGTCAACTGTTTAGGGATCGCAACTTGCTAAATGACACAATACACTTGACTGTTGAGCAACAACTAGCAATGTTCCTGCACACCGTTGGGCACAACATTAGAAATAGGGTAATTGCCGCCAATTTTGGTAGATCCGGTGAAGTTGTGAGCCGTTACTTCAAAAGGGTACTCCATGCCATTGGTGAGCTTCGAGATGACCTTATTAGGAAGCCTTCATTGGAGACCCAAACCAAAATAGAAGGAAACTACCGGTGGGATCCATACTTTAAG GATTGTATTGGAGCTATTGATGGCACACATGTGCGAGCCTCCGTTACACCGGATATGGAGGCTGCCTTTCATGGTAGAAAGACTTATGCTACTCAAAATGTGATGGCGGCTGTAGATCTTGACCTTCGATTCACATATGTTTTGGCCGGTTGGGAGGGGACAGCACATGATGCTCTAGTTTTACGTGATGCTTTAGAACGTGAGAATGGTCTACGTGTCCCACAAG GAAAATTTTATCTAGTTGATGCTGGATATGGAGCCAAACCGGGTTTTTTGCCTCCTTTTCGTGGCGTGAGGTATCACTTGAATGAGTGGGGAAACAACCCCGTGCAAAACGAGAAGGAGCTGTTCAACCTTAGGCATTCTTCTCTTCGTGTGACCGTAGAACGTGCATTTGGCTCATTGAAGAGAAGATTCAAGATACTTGATGATGCCACCCCATTCTTTCTATTTccaacacaagttgacattgttgtgGCTTGTTGCATTATTCACAATTGGGTTATAAATGATGGGATAGATGAATATATCATACCCGAGGATGAATGGGTGCCAAATATTACTCatgcttcgtcatcaagtggtcaagCACATGAACATGCATACATGGCTAGTTTTAGGCAAGGACATGCTGATCAAATGTGGGAAGACCGACAAAACCATTTGCAAGGTCAAAATATGTAG